A window of the Streptomyces luomodiensis genome harbors these coding sequences:
- a CDS encoding phage holin family protein has product MSAADDGGNRSLGQLVATATTELSALVHDEIALAKAELRVGAKKAAVGSGAGMAAGVLLLFSLPVLSFALAYGMRSWTGLGLAWCFLIVGGIYWLFAGILGMVALLKFKRVKAPKRSIASSKETAAVLGSVKPHPRAASNGGRPARDVTRSSA; this is encoded by the coding sequence ATGAGCGCAGCCGACGACGGCGGCAACCGCAGCCTCGGCCAGCTGGTGGCGACGGCGACCACCGAGCTGTCGGCGCTGGTGCACGACGAGATCGCGCTGGCCAAGGCCGAGCTCCGGGTGGGAGCCAAGAAGGCCGCGGTCGGCAGCGGCGCCGGTATGGCGGCCGGGGTGCTGCTGCTCTTCTCGCTGCCGGTGCTGAGCTTCGCCCTCGCCTACGGCATGCGCTCCTGGACCGGACTCGGCCTCGCCTGGTGCTTTCTGATCGTGGGCGGTATCTACTGGCTGTTCGCCGGGATTCTGGGCATGGTGGCGCTGCTGAAGTTCAAGAGGGTCAAGGCGCCCAAGCGGTCGATCGCCTCGTCCAAGGAGACGGCCGCCGTACTGGGCAGCGTCAAGCCGCATCCGCGTGCCGCGAGCAATGGCGGACGCCCCGCGCGGGATGTGACACGCTCGTCGGCATGA
- a CDS encoding alpha/beta fold hydrolase → MTVPDTAASVVRLDGPWTHRDVAANGARFHIAELGDGPLVLLLHGFPQFWWTWRHQLPALADAGYRAVAMDLRGVGGSDRTPRGYDPANLALDITGVIRSLGEPDAALVGHDLGGYLAWTAAVMRPKLVRRLAVASMPHPRRWRSAMLADVKQSAASSHVWGFQRPWLPERQLVADDAAAVGRLIRDWSGPRLPEDEAVEIYRRAMRIPSTAHCSIEPYRWMVRSLARPDGFQFNRRMKRPVRVPTLHLHGSLDPVMRTRSAAGSGEYVEAPYRWRLFDGLGHFPHEEDPMAFTAELINWLKDPEPDR, encoded by the coding sequence ATGACCGTCCCTGATACCGCCGCGTCGGTCGTACGGCTCGACGGCCCCTGGACCCACCGGGATGTCGCGGCCAACGGCGCGCGCTTCCACATCGCCGAGCTGGGTGACGGCCCGCTGGTACTGCTGCTGCACGGCTTTCCGCAGTTCTGGTGGACCTGGCGGCACCAGCTGCCCGCGCTCGCCGACGCCGGTTACCGGGCGGTCGCGATGGATCTGCGCGGAGTGGGCGGCAGCGACCGTACGCCCCGCGGTTACGACCCGGCCAACCTCGCCCTCGACATCACCGGCGTGATCCGTTCGCTGGGTGAGCCGGACGCCGCGCTTGTCGGCCATGACCTGGGCGGATATCTGGCGTGGACGGCCGCCGTGATGCGGCCGAAGCTGGTACGGCGGCTGGCGGTGGCCTCGATGCCGCACCCCCGCCGCTGGCGCTCGGCGATGCTGGCGGACGTCAAGCAGAGCGCGGCCAGCTCGCATGTGTGGGGCTTCCAGCGGCCCTGGCTGCCCGAGCGCCAGCTGGTCGCGGACGACGCGGCGGCCGTGGGGCGGCTGATCCGGGACTGGTCCGGGCCGCGGCTGCCCGAGGACGAGGCGGTGGAGATCTACCGGCGGGCGATGCGCATCCCCTCGACCGCGCACTGTTCGATCGAGCCGTACCGCTGGATGGTGCGGTCACTGGCACGGCCGGATGGTTTCCAGTTCAACCGGCGGATGAAGCGGCCGGTGCGGGTGCCGACCCTGCATCTGCACGGGTCACTCGACCCGGTGATGCGCACCCGCAGCGCGGCGGGTTCCGGGGAGTATGTCGAGGCTCCCTACCGCTGGCGGCTCTTCGACGGGCTCGGTCACTTCCCGCACGAGGAGGACCCGATGGCCTTCACCGCCGAGCTGATCAACTGGCTGAAGGACCCCGAGCCCGACCGCTGA
- the acs gene encoding acetate--CoA ligase: MSNESLANLLREERRFAPPAELAADANVTAEAYERAKADRLGFWAEQARRLSWATAPTETLDWSNPPFAKWFADGKLNVAYNCVDRHVENGLGDRVALHFEGEPGDTRSLTYADLQREVSQAAHALTELGVRTGDRVAIYLPMIPETVIAMLACARIGAPHSVVFGGFSADALATRIQDADARVIITADGGYRRGKASALKPAVDEALTRPGTENVRSVLVVRRTGQEVDWNEGRDVWWHEIVQRQPEQHTPEAFDAEHPLFILYTSGTTGKPKGILHTSGGYLTQISYTHHAVFDLKPETDVFWCTADVGWVTGHSYIVYGPLSNGATEVLYEGTPDTPHQGRWWEIVQKYGVTILYTAPTAIRACMKWGDDIPAKFDLSSLRVLGSVGEPINPEAWVWYRKHIGADTTPVVDTWWQTETGGIMISPLPGVTATKPGSAQVPLPGIAATVVDDEANEVPNGHGGYLVLTEPWPSMLRTIWGDDQRYLDTYWSRFDKRYFAGDGAKKDDDGDIWLLGRVDDVMLVSGHNISTTEVESALVSHPKVAEAAVVGATDPQTTQAICAFVILRGGAAEDDGLVEELRAHVAKQLGPIAKPKRILPVAELPKTRSGKIMRRLLRDVAENRALGDVTTLTDSSVMELIQSKLPSAPSED; this comes from the coding sequence GTGAGCAACGAAAGCCTGGCCAACCTTCTTCGGGAGGAGCGTCGCTTCGCGCCGCCCGCCGAGCTTGCCGCGGACGCCAATGTCACAGCCGAGGCGTATGAGCGGGCGAAGGCGGACCGCCTGGGCTTCTGGGCCGAGCAGGCCCGTCGGCTGTCCTGGGCGACCGCGCCGACCGAGACGCTGGACTGGTCGAACCCGCCGTTCGCGAAGTGGTTCGCCGACGGCAAGCTCAATGTGGCGTACAACTGCGTCGACCGTCATGTCGAGAACGGCCTGGGCGACCGGGTGGCCCTCCACTTCGAGGGCGAGCCCGGCGACACCCGCTCCCTCACCTATGCCGATCTTCAGCGGGAGGTCTCCCAAGCGGCCCACGCGCTGACCGAGCTGGGGGTCCGGACCGGCGACCGGGTCGCCATCTACCTGCCGATGATCCCGGAAACCGTGATCGCGATGCTGGCCTGCGCCCGTATCGGCGCCCCGCATTCGGTGGTCTTCGGCGGCTTCTCGGCCGATGCTCTCGCCACCCGCATCCAGGACGCCGACGCCCGCGTCATCATCACCGCCGACGGCGGCTATCGGCGTGGCAAGGCATCCGCGCTCAAGCCCGCCGTCGACGAGGCGCTCACCCGGCCCGGCACCGAGAACGTGCGCAGTGTGCTGGTCGTCCGCCGCACCGGCCAGGAAGTGGACTGGAACGAGGGCCGCGACGTCTGGTGGCACGAGATCGTGCAGCGCCAGCCGGAGCAGCACACCCCCGAGGCGTTCGACGCCGAGCACCCGCTGTTCATCCTCTACACCTCGGGTACGACCGGAAAGCCCAAGGGCATTCTGCACACCTCCGGCGGCTACCTCACCCAGATCTCCTACACCCACCACGCCGTCTTCGACCTCAAGCCGGAGACCGACGTCTTCTGGTGCACGGCGGACGTCGGCTGGGTCACCGGCCACTCGTACATCGTCTACGGCCCGCTCTCCAACGGCGCCACCGAGGTGCTCTACGAGGGCACCCCGGACACCCCGCACCAGGGCCGCTGGTGGGAGATCGTCCAGAAGTACGGGGTCACCATCCTCTACACCGCCCCGACCGCGATCCGCGCCTGCATGAAGTGGGGCGACGACATCCCGGCCAAGTTCGATCTCTCCTCGCTGCGCGTCCTCGGCTCCGTCGGCGAGCCCATCAACCCCGAGGCATGGGTCTGGTACCGCAAGCACATCGGCGCGGACACCACGCCCGTCGTCGACACCTGGTGGCAGACCGAGACCGGCGGCATCATGATCAGCCCGCTGCCGGGCGTCACCGCGACCAAGCCCGGTTCGGCCCAGGTCCCGCTGCCGGGGATCGCCGCCACCGTCGTGGACGACGAGGCCAATGAGGTGCCGAACGGCCATGGCGGCTATCTGGTGCTCACCGAGCCGTGGCCGTCCATGCTCCGCACCATCTGGGGCGATGACCAGCGCTACCTGGACACCTACTGGTCCCGCTTCGACAAGCGCTACTTCGCGGGTGACGGCGCCAAGAAGGACGACGACGGCGACATCTGGCTGCTCGGCCGGGTCGACGATGTGATGCTGGTGTCCGGCCACAACATCTCCACGACCGAGGTCGAATCGGCGCTGGTCTCGCACCCCAAGGTCGCCGAGGCGGCGGTCGTCGGCGCCACCGACCCGCAGACCACCCAGGCCATCTGTGCCTTCGTGATCCTGCGCGGCGGCGCGGCCGAGGACGACGGCCTGGTCGAGGAGTTGCGGGCGCATGTCGCCAAGCAGCTCGGCCCGATCGCCAAGCCCAAGCGGATCCTGCCGGTGGCCGAGCTGCCCAAGACCCGCTCCGGCAAGATCATGCGCCGTCTGCTGCGCGATGTCGCCGAGAACCGTGCGCTGGGCGATGTCACCACGCTCACCGACTCCTCCGTGATGGAGCTGATCCAGAGCAAGCTGCCGTCCGCCCCCAGCGAGGACTGA
- the nhaA gene encoding Na+/H+ antiporter NhaA, with translation MAAPTSRKFLGRQSLPERTFVTDALRTETVGGVILLVAAVVALILANTPLSGVYGDIRDFSFGPQALHLRLSVASWATDGLLTIFFFVAGIELKRELVSGELRDPKAAALPVIAAVCGMAAPALVYVIVNASGGGSLKGWAVPTATDIAFALAVLAVIGTALPAALRAFLLTLAVVDDLGAILIIAIFFTQHINFVALGLSFAGLLLFWLLHHKGVRTAWVHLPLAVVIWALMHASGVHATISGVAMGLILRCTVREGEERSPAERIEHRMRPVSAGLAVPLFALFAAGVPLSGDAVADVFTRPETLGVALGLVVGKAVGVFGGSWCAARFTRAELNEELAWADVFAVATLAGIGFTVSLLIGELAFPGDPTLAEEVKAAVLIGSLCAALFAGVLLKLRNTTYQRLCQEEERDEDMDGIPDVYEQDSPEYHLRMAAIHEAKAAEHRRLAEVAAAADSGDDGPA, from the coding sequence GTGGCCGCGCCCACCAGCCGCAAGTTCCTCGGACGCCAGTCGCTGCCCGAGCGGACGTTCGTCACCGACGCACTGCGCACCGAGACGGTCGGCGGTGTGATCCTGCTGGTGGCCGCCGTCGTGGCGCTGATCCTCGCCAACACCCCGCTGAGCGGCGTCTACGGCGACATCAGGGACTTCTCGTTCGGCCCCCAGGCGCTGCATCTGCGTCTCTCGGTCGCCTCCTGGGCCACCGACGGTCTGCTCACGATCTTCTTCTTCGTCGCCGGTATCGAGCTCAAGCGCGAGTTGGTCTCGGGCGAGCTGCGGGACCCCAAGGCGGCGGCGCTGCCCGTGATCGCCGCCGTCTGCGGCATGGCCGCGCCCGCGCTCGTCTATGTCATCGTCAACGCGAGCGGTGGCGGCAGCCTCAAGGGCTGGGCCGTGCCGACCGCCACCGATATCGCCTTCGCGCTCGCCGTCCTCGCCGTGATCGGCACCGCGCTGCCCGCCGCCCTGCGCGCCTTCCTGCTCACTCTCGCGGTCGTCGACGACCTCGGCGCCATCCTGATCATCGCGATCTTCTTCACCCAGCACATCAACTTCGTCGCCCTGGGCCTCTCCTTCGCCGGCCTCCTCCTGTTCTGGCTGCTACACCACAAGGGCGTCCGGACGGCCTGGGTCCATCTGCCACTCGCGGTCGTGATCTGGGCGCTGATGCACGCCAGCGGTGTGCATGCCACGATTTCCGGCGTCGCGATGGGCCTGATACTGCGCTGCACCGTCCGGGAGGGCGAGGAGCGCTCCCCCGCCGAGCGCATCGAGCACCGGATGCGCCCTGTGTCGGCGGGCCTGGCGGTGCCGCTGTTCGCCCTGTTCGCGGCCGGTGTGCCGCTCTCCGGCGACGCCGTCGCGGATGTCTTCACCCGCCCCGAGACGCTCGGCGTCGCCCTCGGCCTCGTCGTGGGCAAGGCCGTCGGCGTCTTCGGCGGCTCCTGGTGCGCCGCCCGCTTCACCCGTGCCGAGCTGAACGAGGAGCTGGCCTGGGCCGATGTCTTCGCCGTGGCCACCCTCGCCGGAATCGGCTTCACCGTCTCCCTCCTCATCGGCGAACTCGCCTTCCCCGGCGACCCCACGCTCGCCGAGGAAGTCAAGGCGGCGGTGCTCATCGGCTCGTTGTGCGCCGCCCTGTTCGCCGGAGTCCTCCTCAAGCTGCGCAACACCACGTACCAGCGGCTGTGTCAGGAGGAGGAACGGGACGAGGACATGGACGGTATCCCGGACGTCTACGAGCAGGACAGCCCCGAATACCACCTGCGGATGGCCGCCATTCACGAGGCAAAGGCCGCCGAGCACCGGCGGCTTGCCGAAGTGGCCGCCGCGGCCGACTCCGGCGACGATGGTCCGGCATGA